In Paenarthrobacter sp. GOM3, a single window of DNA contains:
- a CDS encoding aminotransferase class I/II-fold pyridoxal phosphate-dependent enzyme, which produces MSNPSPSLKIGTPSRAWRSRADAWEFLGYALRQLASARHQEPGLLSQIDRSLALLAAVEPYWAEPGVNAVAQLRPLIDDGEPQAALQLLGGLSHLPLASSGETVAVQRGEVPDEEVADQPEPVERPRFEVLVVDAVEPEEAEALKNTMAAQRRPSDVFTYTVNVVPSYEDALVAIMLNPDIQSVVLRPGFSLRSSHLLGSDLQRFLARHSSADLQDSRPIERILALADAISGLRPELDVYLVAGVSIESLAGSLTRKFRRIFRRQDHLDLHLSVLSGVAERYETPFFTALQDYSRRPASVFHALPISRGASVGSSPWIRDMADFYGTNLLLAETSATSGGLDSLLDPHGSIKRAQELAARAFGAQRTYFVTNGTSTANKIVHQSLLAPGDVVLVDRNCHKSHHYAFVLAGARVSYLDAYPLDKYAFYGAVPLASLKRRLLEYRRAGRLHEVKMVTLTNCTFDGVVYDVARVMEECLAIKPDLVFLWDEAWFAFARSHPVYRRRTGMAAAAALEASFRDPAYAERYSEQAAALHDPVTGEPVDDEAWLNTRLVPDPTKVRIRVYSTQSTHKTLTSLRQGSMIHVYDQDFAGSNRESFREAYMTHTSTSPNYQILASLDIGRRQVELEGFGLVQRQSDLAVSVAQAVARHPLLKKYFRVLSSRDLIGPRYRETGSSMPLRDGLSELEDAWQRDEFVIDPSRLTLDISKTGIDGDTFRHSYLMDDHGIQVNKTSRNTVLFMTNIGTSRSSVAYLIEVLVKLAEGFENPHPSARARTLPASSDAPRPTPPLPDFSTFAARFRTDDSCEDGDIRAAYFESYKPDSTVYLSAAQVASAVAEGQEVISAGFVTPYPPGFPILVPGQVITRETLEFMAALDTREIHGFDHERGYRVFAEPASSCVLELVAVAS; this is translated from the coding sequence ATGAGCAACCCCTCCCCGTCCCTCAAAATCGGCACCCCAAGCCGGGCTTGGCGGTCCCGAGCCGATGCGTGGGAATTCCTGGGATACGCGCTCAGGCAGCTTGCCTCAGCCAGGCATCAGGAACCCGGCCTGTTGTCCCAGATCGACCGAAGCCTTGCCCTCCTGGCGGCGGTGGAGCCGTATTGGGCAGAGCCCGGAGTCAACGCCGTGGCGCAGTTGCGCCCATTAATCGACGACGGCGAACCCCAGGCCGCGCTCCAGCTTCTGGGCGGTCTGTCCCACCTCCCGCTCGCTTCGTCCGGGGAAACAGTTGCCGTGCAGCGCGGGGAGGTCCCGGACGAGGAAGTTGCTGACCAGCCGGAGCCGGTGGAGCGGCCACGGTTTGAAGTCCTGGTGGTTGACGCCGTTGAACCGGAAGAGGCTGAAGCGCTCAAGAACACCATGGCCGCCCAACGGCGTCCCTCCGATGTGTTTACCTACACGGTCAACGTGGTTCCCAGCTATGAGGACGCCCTTGTTGCCATCATGCTGAACCCGGACATCCAGTCCGTTGTCCTTCGCCCGGGCTTCTCCCTCCGCAGCTCCCATCTGTTGGGCAGCGATCTCCAGCGGTTCCTGGCCCGGCACAGCTCCGCAGACTTGCAGGACTCTCGGCCCATCGAGCGCATCCTTGCGCTGGCCGACGCAATTTCCGGGCTGCGACCGGAACTGGACGTCTACTTGGTGGCAGGGGTCTCCATCGAGTCGCTGGCAGGATCCCTCACCAGGAAGTTCCGGCGGATCTTCCGGCGACAGGATCATCTGGACCTGCATCTGTCGGTCCTGTCAGGGGTTGCCGAGCGCTACGAAACACCGTTCTTCACCGCGTTGCAGGACTACAGCCGCCGCCCAGCCAGCGTCTTCCATGCCCTGCCGATTTCAAGGGGCGCATCGGTAGGGAGTTCGCCGTGGATCCGTGACATGGCCGACTTCTATGGGACCAACCTGCTGCTGGCCGAAACTTCTGCGACCTCAGGCGGGTTGGACTCTTTGCTGGACCCCCACGGCTCCATCAAACGAGCACAGGAACTCGCTGCCCGGGCCTTCGGGGCGCAACGAACCTACTTCGTCACCAACGGCACGTCCACAGCCAACAAGATTGTTCACCAATCGCTGCTTGCCCCGGGCGATGTGGTGCTGGTGGACCGCAACTGCCACAAATCGCACCACTACGCGTTCGTGCTTGCCGGTGCCCGGGTCTCCTACCTGGATGCCTACCCCTTGGACAAGTACGCCTTTTACGGCGCCGTGCCGCTGGCCAGCCTCAAGCGCAGGCTTCTCGAATACCGACGGGCAGGCAGGCTCCATGAAGTGAAAATGGTGACCCTCACCAACTGCACCTTCGACGGCGTTGTGTACGACGTCGCAAGGGTCATGGAGGAATGCCTGGCCATCAAACCGGATCTCGTCTTCCTGTGGGACGAAGCATGGTTTGCCTTCGCCCGCTCCCATCCGGTGTACCGGCGTCGAACCGGCATGGCGGCAGCAGCCGCCCTGGAAGCTTCCTTTAGGGATCCTGCCTACGCCGAACGCTATTCGGAACAGGCCGCCGCCCTTCATGACCCGGTCACCGGCGAACCCGTTGATGACGAGGCCTGGCTCAACACCCGGCTGGTGCCCGATCCCACGAAAGTGCGTATCCGGGTCTACTCCACCCAGTCCACCCACAAGACCTTGACGTCCCTGCGGCAGGGTTCCATGATCCACGTGTATGACCAGGACTTCGCGGGGTCCAACCGGGAGTCCTTCCGCGAGGCGTACATGACCCACACATCCACTTCGCCCAACTACCAAATTCTGGCGTCCCTGGATATCGGCCGGCGGCAGGTGGAGCTTGAAGGTTTCGGGTTGGTTCAGCGGCAATCGGACCTTGCCGTGTCCGTAGCCCAAGCCGTAGCCCGGCACCCCCTGCTGAAGAAGTACTTCCGGGTGCTTTCCTCACGGGACCTCATCGGTCCGCGCTATAGGGAAACCGGCTCCAGCATGCCGCTGCGGGATGGTCTGTCGGAGCTGGAGGACGCCTGGCAGCGGGACGAGTTCGTCATCGATCCGAGCCGCCTGACACTGGACATCAGTAAAACAGGGATCGACGGCGATACTTTCCGCCACAGCTACCTCATGGACGATCACGGCATCCAGGTGAACAAAACGTCCCGGAACACGGTGCTGTTTATGACCAACATCGGCACGTCCCGCAGCTCCGTAGCGTACCTGATCGAGGTCCTCGTGAAGCTGGCCGAGGGTTTTGAGAATCCACATCCTTCGGCGCGGGCTCGGACGTTACCTGCCTCATCCGATGCCCCGCGTCCCACTCCCCCGCTCCCGGATTTCAGCACCTTTGCCGCGCGCTTTCGTACGGATGATTCCTGCGAGGACGGGGACATCCGGGCCGCCTACTTTGAGAGTTACAAGCCCGATTCCACGGTGTACTTGTCCGCGGCTCAGGTGGCGTCTGCCGTGGCCGAAGGACAGGAAGTAATCTCGGCAGGGTTCGTTACGCCGTATCCGCCCGGGTTCCCCATCCTGGTCCCGGGGCAGGTGATCACGCGGGAGACCCTCGAATTCATGGCTGCTTTGGATACCCGGGAAATCCACGGGTTCGATCACGAACGGGGGTACCGGGTGTTCGCGGAGCCTGCTTCGTCTTGTGTTCTCGAGCTGGTGGCGGTGGCATCCTAG
- a CDS encoding LLM class flavin-dependent oxidoreductase yields the protein MHNKRIGFLSFGHWARVPGSLVPTAGEALKQGIELAVAAEELGIDGAFFRVHHFARQQASPFPLLSAIAARTSQIEMGTGVIDMRYENPLYMAEEAAATDLISDGRLQLGVSRGSPEPARNGAANFGYVPGDGEDGGDMARRHTALFRKAIAGHGVAEADPQYAGGATGLLPIQPQSPGLPQRIWWGAGTRKTAVWAAEQGMNLMSSTLLTEDTGVPFDELQAEQISLFREAWAAAGHDFEPRISVSRSVIPIVDSQDNHYFGLRAQADSRDQVGILDGALSRFGKSYIGEPHQLADELAKDAAVQAADTVLLTVPNQLGVDYNAKLLGNVAKHVAPAFGWSAKP from the coding sequence ATGCACAACAAACGGATCGGTTTCCTCTCCTTCGGTCACTGGGCCCGCGTCCCGGGTTCCCTCGTGCCAACGGCTGGGGAAGCCCTGAAACAGGGCATCGAACTCGCTGTGGCCGCTGAGGAACTGGGCATCGACGGAGCCTTCTTCAGGGTGCACCACTTCGCCCGGCAGCAAGCATCGCCCTTTCCACTGCTGAGCGCTATTGCGGCGCGGACCAGCCAGATCGAGATGGGCACCGGTGTCATCGACATGCGCTACGAAAACCCGCTCTACATGGCTGAGGAGGCAGCAGCCACAGACCTCATCAGTGACGGCAGGCTGCAACTCGGCGTGAGCCGTGGTTCACCCGAACCCGCGCGGAACGGTGCAGCGAACTTCGGCTACGTTCCCGGAGACGGCGAGGACGGCGGCGACATGGCCCGCCGCCACACTGCCCTGTTCCGGAAAGCAATTGCCGGGCACGGCGTGGCCGAAGCGGACCCACAGTACGCTGGCGGGGCCACAGGTCTGCTTCCCATCCAGCCCCAGTCACCCGGCCTTCCGCAGCGGATCTGGTGGGGTGCAGGAACCCGGAAGACCGCTGTCTGGGCAGCAGAGCAGGGGATGAACCTCATGAGTTCCACCCTCCTTACCGAGGACACAGGTGTTCCCTTTGATGAACTGCAGGCCGAGCAGATCAGCCTTTTCCGCGAAGCCTGGGCTGCCGCCGGGCACGACTTTGAGCCACGGATCTCCGTCAGCCGCAGCGTCATACCCATCGTCGACAGCCAAGACAACCACTACTTTGGCCTCCGCGCCCAGGCGGACAGCCGGGACCAAGTAGGAATTCTCGACGGCGCGTTGTCCCGTTTCGGAAAGAGCTACATCGGCGAGCCCCATCAATTAGCAGACGAACTGGCGAAGGACGCGGCCGTGCAAGCAGCCGACACGGTCCTGCTCACAGTGCCCAACCAGCTTGGCGTCGACTACAACGCCAAGCTGCTGGGCAACGTCGCCAAGCACGTCGCCCCTGCCTTCGGTTGGAGCGCCAAACCATGA
- a CDS encoding dihydrofolate reductase family protein translates to MGLLTFSINVTLDGCIDHREGIADDETHAHFTRLLDQSGAMLWGRTTYEMMEEYWPLVARGEVDAPPALREWAITLEGKPKYVVSTTRSDFPWTNSHRLVGELGTAVQELKDRTPKGVLIGSGKLATELDRLGLIDEYKFLVHPMITGHGPTLYQGGLLSTRHLELISAEPLSNGAVATHYRRAA, encoded by the coding sequence ATGGGCCTTCTCACGTTCAGCATCAACGTCACTCTGGATGGCTGCATCGACCACCGGGAGGGGATCGCAGATGATGAGACCCACGCCCATTTCACACGCCTCCTGGATCAGAGCGGTGCGATGCTCTGGGGACGCACCACCTACGAAATGATGGAGGAGTACTGGCCCTTGGTGGCCCGGGGCGAGGTAGATGCGCCGCCAGCCCTTCGTGAGTGGGCGATTACCTTGGAAGGGAAACCTAAATACGTCGTTTCCACAACGCGGAGCGACTTCCCCTGGACCAACAGTCATCGGCTGGTCGGCGAACTGGGCACGGCCGTTCAGGAACTCAAGGACAGGACTCCCAAAGGGGTACTTATCGGCAGCGGGAAACTAGCAACAGAGCTGGACCGACTGGGCTTGATCGACGAGTACAAATTTCTCGTCCATCCCATGATCACCGGCCACGGACCAACGCTGTACCAAGGCGGGCTGCTCAGTACCCGGCATCTTGAGCTGATTTCGGCCGAGCCGCTCAGTAACGGCGCGGTAGCCACGCATTATCGCCGGGCTGCTTGA
- a CDS encoding DUF305 domain-containing protein produces MNKTRYIVTGIALATLLALAGCGSNSGSGSMPGMDHGTSSASANPSAGSTDPVHNAADTMLAQMMIPHHAQAVEMSDAMLSKQDIPAAVTDVATRIRAAQAPEIEKMTGWLASWNESATVAAGDHSSHSMDGMMSDADLQKLEAAQGAEAAKLFLTQMIAHHKGAVTMAKTETSQGQNPEAVQLSKDIVASQEEEIQEMKDLLAGL; encoded by the coding sequence ATGAACAAAACACGCTACATTGTCACGGGAATCGCTTTGGCAACCCTGCTCGCACTGGCCGGCTGCGGATCCAATTCCGGCTCGGGCTCGATGCCGGGCATGGATCACGGCACCTCCAGTGCATCGGCAAACCCGTCGGCGGGCAGCACGGATCCGGTCCACAACGCGGCGGATACGATGTTGGCGCAGATGATGATTCCCCATCATGCCCAAGCCGTGGAAATGTCCGACGCGATGCTGTCCAAGCAGGACATCCCGGCGGCCGTTACGGATGTGGCAACCAGGATTAGGGCCGCACAGGCCCCTGAAATCGAAAAAATGACCGGGTGGCTTGCAAGCTGGAATGAATCGGCCACCGTGGCAGCCGGTGATCACAGCTCCCACAGCATGGACGGCATGATGAGCGACGCCGACCTGCAAAAACTCGAAGCGGCGCAAGGCGCAGAAGCTGCCAAGCTCTTCCTGACGCAGATGATCGCGCATCACAAAGGTGCTGTGACCATGGCCAAAACCGAAACCAGCCAGGGTCAGAATCCTGAGGCCGTCCAGCTCAGCAAGGATATTGTGGCCTCGCAGGAAGAGGAGATCCAGGAAATGAAGGATCTCTTGGCTGGACTCTAG
- a CDS encoding ABC transporter permease produces the protein MPSNPLTTEERTLPVTESKEHITSPLLKGNASELRDLEAGLDNLQSDNGRKRGIEWKRVLLPVAALVVLILAWQLYVSLEFKRRDLVPGPLDVLTQFVTMWGEGKVQEAVWTSLQRGVIGFLISVVIATPVGLLLAQVAPLRRAFGPLISGLQVLPSVAWVPAAIIWFGLTDATVYFVVFMGAIPSIINGLISGVDQIPPQYRSVGTVLGANRLQMALQIVLPAALPGYISGLKQGWAFSWRSLMAAEIIAVGGTIGFGLGSLLDQGRLLSDMTIVMSAILLILFVGILIELLVFGPIEKRLLQRRGLLAGSSR, from the coding sequence ATGCCAAGTAACCCCCTCACCACCGAAGAGCGGACGCTTCCCGTGACCGAATCCAAAGAGCACATCACTTCGCCGCTGCTGAAAGGCAACGCCTCGGAGCTCCGCGACCTTGAAGCCGGCCTGGACAACCTGCAGTCGGACAATGGCCGGAAGCGGGGCATCGAGTGGAAGCGGGTGCTGCTGCCCGTCGCCGCGCTGGTGGTCCTGATCCTTGCGTGGCAGCTCTACGTTTCCTTGGAGTTCAAGCGGCGCGACCTCGTTCCCGGGCCCCTTGACGTACTCACCCAGTTCGTGACGATGTGGGGAGAAGGCAAAGTCCAGGAAGCGGTGTGGACTTCGCTGCAGCGTGGTGTCATCGGCTTCCTGATCTCGGTGGTCATCGCGACGCCCGTTGGTCTATTGCTCGCCCAGGTTGCTCCTTTGCGCCGGGCGTTTGGACCGCTGATTTCCGGGCTGCAGGTGCTCCCGTCCGTGGCATGGGTTCCTGCCGCCATCATCTGGTTCGGCCTGACCGATGCCACCGTCTACTTCGTGGTGTTCATGGGTGCCATCCCGTCCATCATCAACGGCCTCATCTCCGGAGTGGACCAGATCCCGCCCCAGTACCGGAGCGTCGGAACGGTGCTTGGCGCCAACCGACTCCAGATGGCGTTGCAGATTGTCTTGCCCGCGGCCCTTCCCGGCTACATCAGTGGTCTGAAGCAGGGCTGGGCTTTCTCCTGGCGCTCCCTCATGGCCGCCGAGATCATCGCCGTGGGCGGAACCATTGGCTTCGGGCTGGGCTCATTGCTCGATCAGGGCCGACTGTTGTCTGACATGACCATCGTGATGTCCGCAATCCTGCTCATTCTGTTCGTAGGCATCCTGATTGAGCTCCTGGTGTTCGGACCGATCGAGAAGCGCCTGCTGCAGCGCCGGGGCTTGCTGGCGGGCAGCTCCCGCTAG
- a CDS encoding ABC transporter ATP-binding protein: MPVVLENLGKRFGDGAPVLDDVNATIAQGEFVALLGASGCGKSTLLNIMAGLEKPTSGALEVPSDGAAFMFQDASLFPWLTARGNIELALQLADKSSTKASRRARATELLDLVHLGGAGDKRPHELSGGMRQRVALARSLAQDRQLLLMDEPFAALDAITRDLLHDELERIWKETGRTIVFVTHNVREAVRLGQRVLLLSSRPGRVVAEWEVTEEHRTDAGRAGELTGVITRRLREEIRRHAK; encoded by the coding sequence ATGCCAGTCGTACTCGAGAACCTGGGCAAGCGCTTCGGCGACGGCGCTCCGGTGCTGGACGACGTCAACGCCACCATCGCCCAAGGCGAGTTCGTGGCCCTCCTCGGCGCTTCCGGCTGCGGCAAGTCCACCCTGCTGAACATCATGGCGGGACTGGAAAAGCCGACGTCGGGCGCCCTTGAAGTCCCCAGCGACGGCGCCGCCTTCATGTTCCAGGACGCGTCCCTCTTTCCGTGGTTGACCGCCCGCGGCAACATCGAACTCGCGCTTCAACTGGCCGACAAGTCCAGCACCAAGGCGAGCCGGCGTGCCCGCGCCACGGAGCTGCTCGACTTGGTTCACCTGGGCGGCGCCGGCGATAAGCGTCCCCACGAACTTTCCGGTGGCATGAGGCAGCGCGTGGCTTTGGCCCGTTCACTGGCCCAGGACCGGCAGTTGCTGCTGATGGACGAGCCCTTTGCTGCCCTTGATGCCATCACCCGCGACCTCCTGCATGATGAACTGGAACGGATCTGGAAGGAAACCGGCCGGACCATCGTGTTCGTGACGCACAACGTCCGCGAAGCCGTGCGACTGGGTCAGCGCGTGCTGCTTTTGTCCTCCCGCCCCGGCCGTGTGGTGGCCGAGTGGGAGGTCACCGAGGAACACCGTACCGATGCCGGTCGCGCTGGGGAACTGACCGGAGTAATTACCCGCCGCCTTCGCGAGGAGATCCGCCGCCATGCCAAGTAA
- a CDS encoding ABC transporter substrate-binding protein — protein MSNNPESPNTGTTRIVAGETAKPKRRRTVEIALAVGLVLLIGAGAAVASAVSQNNNQAAPAPATTPAAELKLGYFSNVTHGPALVGISKGIIAKELGETKLSTQVFNAGPAAIEALNAGAIDATYIGPNPAINSYVKSNGESISIIAGAASGGAQLVVKPEINSAADLKGKILSSPQLGGTQDVALRAWLGAQGFKTNVDGSGDVNINPTENAQSLKLFQDGKLDGAWLPEPWASRLVLEAGAKVLVDEKDLWEKGDFTTTILIVNKKFAAEHPETVKALLKGHVESVNWLNSASAAEKASTINAVLKDTAGKPLPANVIERALQNIKFTTDPLAGTYKKLLDDGVKAGTTKQADINGIFDLRTLNEVEGKKTSAAGLGQD, from the coding sequence ATGTCGAACAACCCCGAGTCACCCAACACCGGTACCACCCGCATCGTCGCGGGTGAGACCGCCAAGCCCAAGCGCCGCCGCACCGTTGAGATCGCACTGGCCGTCGGCCTGGTGCTGCTCATCGGTGCAGGCGCCGCAGTTGCTTCCGCTGTTTCGCAGAACAACAACCAAGCCGCCCCAGCCCCCGCCACGACGCCCGCCGCCGAACTCAAGCTCGGCTACTTCAGCAACGTCACCCACGGTCCGGCCCTGGTAGGAATCAGCAAGGGCATCATCGCCAAGGAACTTGGTGAAACGAAGCTCAGCACCCAGGTCTTCAACGCCGGTCCCGCCGCTATCGAAGCCCTGAACGCCGGCGCCATCGACGCCACGTACATCGGCCCGAACCCGGCCATCAACTCCTACGTCAAGAGCAACGGCGAATCCATCAGCATCATCGCCGGTGCGGCTTCCGGCGGTGCCCAGCTGGTGGTGAAGCCGGAGATCAACTCCGCTGCCGACCTCAAGGGCAAAATCCTCAGCTCGCCGCAGCTCGGCGGCACGCAGGACGTAGCACTCCGCGCCTGGCTGGGCGCGCAGGGTTTCAAGACCAACGTTGACGGCAGCGGTGATGTGAACATCAACCCCACCGAAAACGCCCAGTCGCTGAAGCTCTTCCAGGACGGAAAGCTCGACGGCGCGTGGTTGCCTGAGCCGTGGGCGTCCCGCTTGGTCCTCGAAGCCGGAGCGAAGGTCCTCGTTGACGAAAAGGACCTGTGGGAGAAGGGCGACTTCACCACGACCATCCTGATCGTGAACAAGAAGTTCGCCGCAGAACACCCGGAAACCGTAAAAGCTCTGCTCAAGGGCCACGTGGAATCCGTGAACTGGCTCAACTCCGCCTCTGCGGCAGAGAAGGCAAGCACCATCAACGCTGTCCTGAAGGACACGGCCGGCAAACCGCTTCCGGCCAACGTGATTGAGCGGGCGCTGCAGAACATCAAATTCACCACCGACCCGCTGGCCGGAACGTACAAAAAGCTCCTGGATGACGGCGTGAAGGCCGGAACCACCAAGCAGGCCGACATCAACGGCATCTTCGACCTCCGGACCCTGAACGAGGTTGAAGGCAAGAAGACCTCGGCTGCAGGTCTCGGCCAGGACTAA
- the mmuM gene encoding homocysteine S-methyltransferase, whose translation MPQNTTLSTYLASGKDLVLDGALATELEAHGCDLEDALWSAKVLLEQPHLIKQVHRDYFDAGASVAITASYQATPQGFARRGLSVEESLELVALSVRLADEARQEYLAANPGPRPLLVAGSVGPYGAYLADGSEYRGDYTLSAAEFRDFHRPRIAALVEAGADFLACETLPSFAEAEALLALVAEFDVESWFTFTLRDSGHISDGTPLESVAALLRAEPRVAAVGVNCVPLELVTPALESLQGVSDRPLVAYPNSGETYDAVTKTWGPAVGVQGSGTLAGAAADWHDRGARLIGGCCRTTPRDIEGLVANMTPREPA comes from the coding sequence ATGCCACAGAACACCACGCTCAGCACTTACTTGGCCTCCGGCAAGGATTTAGTCCTGGACGGTGCCTTAGCCACGGAATTGGAGGCCCACGGCTGCGACCTGGAAGACGCCTTGTGGTCCGCCAAGGTCCTCCTGGAACAGCCGCACCTGATCAAGCAGGTCCACCGCGACTACTTCGACGCCGGTGCCTCCGTGGCCATTACCGCCAGCTACCAAGCCACTCCGCAGGGCTTTGCGCGGCGTGGGTTGTCCGTTGAGGAATCATTGGAGCTGGTGGCGTTGAGTGTCCGGCTGGCCGACGAAGCCCGTCAGGAATACCTCGCAGCCAACCCCGGGCCCCGTCCGCTGCTGGTGGCTGGATCTGTTGGCCCCTACGGCGCGTACCTTGCCGATGGCTCCGAGTACCGCGGCGATTACACGCTTTCTGCCGCGGAATTCCGGGACTTCCACCGCCCCCGCATCGCCGCCCTCGTGGAGGCAGGCGCGGACTTTCTGGCCTGCGAAACGCTTCCGTCGTTTGCCGAAGCTGAGGCGCTGTTGGCGCTCGTGGCGGAGTTCGACGTCGAGTCCTGGTTCACGTTCACGCTGCGGGACAGCGGCCACATCAGTGATGGGACGCCGCTGGAGAGCGTGGCTGCGCTACTCCGCGCGGAACCGCGGGTCGCCGCCGTCGGGGTTAATTGCGTGCCGTTGGAGTTGGTGACCCCAGCACTGGAGTCCCTCCAAGGTGTGAGCGACAGACCCCTGGTGGCCTACCCGAATTCGGGGGAGACCTACGATGCCGTGACCAAGACATGGGGTCCGGCTGTGGGTGTTCAGGGGAGTGGAACCTTGGCCGGCGCCGCTGCAGATTGGCACGACAGGGGAGCCCGTCTCATAGGTGGCTGCTGCCGCACAACTCCGCGTGACATTGAAGGCCTCGTGGCCAATATGACGCCACGTGAACCTGCGTGA